In Garra rufa chromosome 14, GarRuf1.0, whole genome shotgun sequence, the genomic stretch CCCTCATCACTCTCTTTGTCGAATGAACAAAATGAGCACACGACACCTATTTTGCTGAACATGTACCCCATAGCGCGCATCAATATACGAGCTTGGGCACGCATCATGGGACAGGGACAGGTCAAATATATATAGCCtatgatgtttttttaaataagttgcttatgcttatcaaggctgcatatttgatcaaaaatacaaaaaacaggaatattgtgaaatattatttcaatgtaaaataactgttttctatgtgaatgttttttaaaatgtaatttattcctgtaatgcaaagctgaattttcagcatcattactccagtcttcagtgtcacatgatcctgcagaaatcattctaataatattatgctgatttattagcaatgttggaaacgaacagcatttatttgaaacttaaaacttttgtaacaatataaactatcaTTTAAAAGTGTGTGGtcattaaatttttgttctttcttttttgaaagaaattaatagttttattcagcaaggatgcattaaactgataaTAAGCGATATAGCAAagacttctattttgaataaatgctgttcttttgaacactgaatactaaaaaaaaatcacaggttgcaaaaaaatattaatcagccaatattgataataaaagtaataaatcagcatattagaattacttcttggggatcatgtgacactaaagactggagtaattatgctgaaaattcagctttgcatcacaggaatgaattatatattaaaagagctaaaaccattattttaaaaaataaaaatatttcccaatattactgttttgttctggatttttgatgaagtaaaggcagccttgatgagcataagaaacttctttcaaaaacattaaagatcttactgatcccaaacttttgaattgtagtgtatttttgttatttattgctatttttttctatattgctaagaaattaatttagacaactttaaaggcgattttctcagtatttagatttttttagcaCAGTCAAGATGcagatttttaaacttttatctcggccaaatattgtcctatcctaacaaaccatacatcaattgaaaactcatttatttagctttcaggtgatgtataatgCTAGTTTTAGGTTCAAATATTATCTATTGTTGCATCAAACCACATAAAGTGTGCTATTCAACCAAACGCCATGATTGCAGTTGTTTACTTGCCGGGACAGTTTTCTTTACACAGAGAGATAATAACTCTCTGTATTCATCCTCGTGTTCATCAGAAGCCAAGAAACCAGACTGTCTTAATAATTGTCCGACAATAAATTAACAATAGCGGCCCTTCTTAACCCCCCTAATCATGGTGCCGTCCAGTGGGCAAAGCGTGCCGGGGGTAAAGATGGGGCCAGCGGAGGCACGCGTTGCTCTCATTAGAATCACAATAGAAAATCACTAAAGCACGAGCAACAGTTTGGAACGCTGCGCATTGTTCACGCGTGTCTCCTGTGTTTACCCTTAACACGGCCAGTATAGCGCGACAGAAGCTGTCTTTAAAACTTAAGCGAACTCAAACATTTAGTAATAACTGATATAGCACATTGGTAAACTTGATTGAAAAGTAGAAATCAGTGAAGACGATGAGGAAATATTCTACTGTATGCATATTATCGTGACCTGGTGACaaggtgttgtgtgtgtgtgtgtgtgtgtgtgtgtgtgtgtgtgtatgtgtatacatTAAGAAAGCGAAGCGCAAACACAGTGCGCAGGTGCAAGGATTATCATACAGCTGTAGCGAGAGCCCCCTCCCagcacacgtacacacacacttatactcCAGAAAGCAATTATCTGCAATCTTAAATGCCCTGCGCAACCCCCCACCATTTCACCCTCTTTACCAAAGACCTACAATCCAAACCCAAGATAACAAAAGAGCCCTCCGGATCTTTCCAGGGCACAATAAAGCGCTTGCCGGTTTAACGACTAACACGCGTCAGAACAATTACAGATTTTAGGGCTGAATTAAAGGGGATGTACGAATCCCCCTCCACCCGACCAACCCACCCCCTTCCTTTCCACGATCAGGGACGAACATTCAAAAcgaaaacaaacttttttttttttagaaaacacaaAGGCGCGTAATTCGTATCAACTGACGTTAAAACACCGTGCATTACGCCCCaaaaattttgaatttattccaaTAAAATTTAGGGACACATTGTGATTTGACTTTGAATTCATTAATAAAACAACGTGATAACAATGTTAATATTTAACTCATGCCCATTAGCCAACTTTTGAAAGGTTTCCAAATGCCTGTTATGTAGGCCTACAGTTTGTGTTGTTCTGGAAAATCTCCTCTACTATAAAATGAATGTAAAGCGTTCTGATGTTCAAGGCCACGCCTCCTTTGGGCTTCCAGGCTATTTATACGCAAACGCACTCCACACTCTCACTAAACGTAACTGACGGGTCCAAAGTCCCCTGGAGCTAGAAATCTGTTTCTCTTCGCTTTGTAAGCTCCGACATTAAGGTTtaccttattttttttaatagtaagtCATTTTGCTTTGAATTGCTTAACTAGGCTAagtttgttttaattataaatCGTGGAAACCGCAAACATTAATATCGGAATACTCTCGCAGTCTGCTATCCTTCAGTAGCAGACAAGAAAATCCAAAATGGCTCGTTTTTTATTAACgtgttttttaattttgttattagCACATCTGGTGAGTATGACACACTTATTTGAATGTAAGTTAAGCAGCTTGCTTGACAAGTGCCACAGTGTGCTAATATCACTGTTTTATTTCCACAGGCGGAATCATCCGGTGTGTTTGAGTTGAAAGTGCACTCTTTCACAAGCACAAGCAGTGTGTGTAAACGGTCCAGCGACTGCCAGATCTTTTTCCGTGTTTGCCTGAAGCACTCTCAAGATATCATACTACCGGAGCCGCCGTGCACTTACGGCACTGGAATGACAGGAATATTCAGCGCAGACTCCGTCTCCAGCAGCGCGCATATCCGCGTACCTTTCAACTTCAAGTGGCCGGTGAGTAGCTCAAAATGACTTTGTGTTCATGATCAGTTCGTGTTTacgtatgtatgcatgtaatattaaACATGGTGTTTCTGGCATTACAGGGAATTGTTTCGTTGATAATCGAAGCTTGGAACGCAGAGTCTTCTGACCAGTCAACAGGTATACGCACTGCTTTTACCTCACCTTCGTAGTTTTAGTAGTTTACACAGCATGTATTTGTTACCTCTAGTACAATATGTTAActtatattttattactattttttagaGAACATCAACAACATGATCAGCCGTTTGGCCACCAAAAGAAGGCTCGCCATAGGCGAGGACTGGTCTCAGGACGTGCACCTCGGAGAGCAAAGCCAACTGCGCTTTTCTTATCGCGTCGTCTGCGACGAATTCTACCACGGCGAGGAATGCTCGGATTTCTGCCGGCCACGGAACGATGCGTTCGGCCACTTCAACTGTGACGCCGCTGGGAACAGAATTTGCCTGCCTGGATGGAAAGGCGACTATTGCGCTGATCGTAAGTACAATAAATAAGTCAAAAATAACGCGGGCAAGTTCAACGGCCACACAAAACTTCTAAGTTGCTTTTGTTCAGTGTAACAATAGAAGCAAAGAGCATGATTTAACAAGGACACGCGCTGAAATCTAATATGTGCTGCCTTCCATGAAAAAGACGGCATGTGTTTCTTTTGTGTGCGTCCCAGCTGCTTAGTTTAGTACTTAACAAATACTTGATGTGCCTGAGCCTCTAGAAGGGGGGTTGTTTTATGATGCCCAGTCATTCTAATGTCCCCTTTCTCTCCCTCTCCTTTTTAAACAGCCATCTGCTCGTCTGGCTGCAGTGAGAGGTACGGTTATTGTGAGGCCCCCGGTGAGTGCAAGTGCCGCCTCGGGTGGCAGGGCCCCCTCTGCGACGAGTGCCAGCGACACCCGGGGTGCTTGCATGGCACCTGCAGCCAGCCCTTTCAGTGCACTTGCAAGGAAGGCTGGGGTGGCCTGTTCTGCAACGAGGACCTCAACTTTTGCACCAATCACAAGCCCTGCATGAACGAAGCCACCTGTACCAACACCGGCCAGGGCAGCTACACCTGCATCTGCAAGCCTGGCTTCAGCGGCAAGAACTGTGAGATCGAGACCAACGAGTGCGACAGCAACCCGTGCAAGAACGGAGGCAGTTGCAATGTAAGCAGCCTGTTGCGACACTATATACGCTTGAGTGACACTAAATGCGTGAGTGTTGTCCTTGGAGGAGCTTGAATGTTAATGACTTATGCTTTTTCTTCTCAGGATCTGGTAAACGATTACACCTGCACATGCCCTCAAGGCTTCTACGGGAAGAACTGCGAGGTCGGAGATATGACCTGTGCCGACAGACCCTGCTTCAATGGAGGGACCTGCATGGAAAAGGGCAACGGTGGCTACTCCTGCCGATGCCCTCAAGGTTACAT encodes the following:
- the dlc gene encoding delta-like protein C; the protein is MARFLLTCFLILLLAHLAESSGVFELKVHSFTSTSSVCKRSSDCQIFFRVCLKHSQDIILPEPPCTYGTGMTGIFSADSVSSSAHIRVPFNFKWPGIVSLIIEAWNAESSDQSTENINNMISRLATKRRLAIGEDWSQDVHLGEQSQLRFSYRVVCDEFYHGEECSDFCRPRNDAFGHFNCDAAGNRICLPGWKGDYCADPICSSGCSERYGYCEAPGECKCRLGWQGPLCDECQRHPGCLHGTCSQPFQCTCKEGWGGLFCNEDLNFCTNHKPCMNEATCTNTGQGSYTCICKPGFSGKNCEIETNECDSNPCKNGGSCNDLVNDYTCTCPQGFYGKNCEVGDMTCADRPCFNGGTCMEKGNGGYSCRCPQGYMGSNCEKKIDRCSSDPCANGGQCLDLGNRLTCRCRPGFSGSRCEINIDDCASNPCQNAGTCVDGINGYTCTCTLGFSGKNCAVRSDACSLMPCENGGTCYTHFSGPVCQCPPGFMGTRCEYKDKPVVASTPLPAALVVSFTLGLITLTLVVCAAIVVLRQMRQGHKTASTTVRNDFESVNNRVSLTPTSTLGREKEALLIPGGPFKMSNKDVALRSTSVDTHCSDKANYKQKMVDYNISIDEKPTNNKLDMKNSDSTLLVPPLNYPKEGVYHPVYIIPEHIEQCVFATEV